Within Bacillus sp. FJAT-45350, the genomic segment CCTAAAGTAGGAACTGTATTGTGATCAAGCCAGTATACATCTGGATCAAAAGCTCCTTTCGCTGCACCTGTCGTTTGAGTGACCCCGTGTAGGGAAGGATACTGGCCTGTGTAAAGAGTTGCTCTACTAGGTGAACAAGCTGTACTTCCAATATAATGATTTAAGAATGTCATCCCATTTTCTGTTAGAAGCTCCTGTGTCTTTAAATGATTTTTACGCCATTCTTTTAGGTCTTCATTTTCATAAACTGTTGGAAATCGTTGCTCATCAACAAGAATTATAAGGAAATTGGGTCTTTTATTTTTTCGCTTAGAACAATCTGGCGAGTGTTTATGTTTGGCCAATTTGACGTCCTCCTAATGAACGAAAGTTATACTTCTGTATCATATGTAAGAAAGTGAAATGTGATTGAATATTTTCGCAAAAAAAGTAACACCTTTTTCCTGCGTCATACTCTGTAATCGATCAACTACCGTTCGAGCACAAGGTTTTCAAGCAATCTATCAAAAAAGCCTTTGCACATCTTTTTAGGGTTGGTCCCAACGGGTATTAACTTGATTATTTAATGTAATCCTGTAGTATGGGAATAAACTATTCATCAAGAACAACGGTTTGAAGTAATTCTCTGTACGAAATTATTTTTATCTTAGGAGGAAAAAGGAACATGGAGGTTTTCACAAAATATTTAACGGGCATCGATAACCCTGATCATCGCGACCGAACAGAAGAAATTTTGGCATGGATTGTTAATAAGTTCCCCAACTTGGAACCACAAATCAAGTGGAATACGCCTATGTTTTCTGATCATGGCACGTATATCATTGGCTTTTCCACAGCGAAGCATCATTTGAGCGTTTCACCCGAAGAAGTAGGAATTGCTCACTTTGCCAATGACATTGAAGATGCTGGTTACAGTGCTACCAAAGGCTTGTTTCGAATTCCTTGGAATGAGCCGGTAAATTACGGGTTGCTTGAGAAAATGATTGAATTTAATATTCAAGATAAAGCAGACTGTTCAACTTTTTGGCGGAGT encodes:
- a CDS encoding iron chaperone, with the translated sequence MEVFTKYLTGIDNPDHRDRTEEILAWIVNKFPNLEPQIKWNTPMFSDHGTYIIGFSTAKHHLSVSPEEVGIAHFANDIEDAGYSATKGLFRIPWNEPVNYGLLEKMIEFNIQDKADCSTFWRS